In Geminocystis sp. NIES-3709, a single genomic region encodes these proteins:
- a CDS encoding heme-binding protein, whose protein sequence is MRIYKSLFYSPLLTLGLFVSFFTSFSPVALALTALYQLPSSLATEAAIEAVESCKKDGYNVTATIVNSEGNTQVIIRGDGATPHTLPNSFNKAFTVITLAPITKVDSTEEIAKKMTPAPLPVGSLPLAPEPLKGISFSTGGVAIKVGDQIVGAIGVSGSPGGGLDQTCAIRGIEKIKPRLVP, encoded by the coding sequence ATGAGAATTTACAAAAGTTTATTCTATTCTCCTTTATTAACCCTCGGGTTATTTGTCAGTTTCTTTACTTCCTTTTCTCCTGTGGCTTTGGCGTTAACCGCTTTGTATCAATTGCCGAGTAGTCTTGCCACAGAAGCTGCGATCGAAGCAGTGGAAAGTTGTAAAAAAGACGGTTATAATGTCACTGCTACAATAGTTAACTCCGAAGGAAATACTCAAGTTATCATCAGGGGGGATGGTGCAACTCCTCACACTTTACCAAATAGTTTTAATAAGGCTTTTACTGTAATTACTTTAGCACCAATTACAAAAGTGGACTCGACAGAAGAAATTGCCAAAAAGATGACTCCTGCACCCTTGCCCGTTGGTTCATTACCATTAGCACCTGAACCCTTGAAGGGTATTAGTTTCAGCACTGGAGGAGTAGCGATTAAGGTAGGGGATCAAATAGTAGGTGCGATCGGTGTTTCTGGTTCACCTGGAGGCGGTTTAGATCAAACCTGTGCTATCAGAGGCATTGAGAAAATTAAACCTCGTTTAGTGCCTTAA
- a CDS encoding cupin domain-containing protein encodes MKVWNIICLISIVLCAMIIFPSHALSANKFDRYKHYMEDIPMPQIKETENILGPAGEIFKFTTCNRGDLGFSLAYGTIPPGAGPLPHVHHYTNEWFWTPEGGIQLLESTNKYPDLNFPPTPDQAGNGVLYSLDSEPNQIFYGPKYHIHGFINKTTETHPLLFIWMRDESSPKYPLNDGGIREYFQEVGIPIKDLNNLPPITEKAKRDFVMSASKYGINQSAFFEEYIKDLSDDIPIKLIKLYNEEDLIRIIDAVNAYNQGDKSVSCF; translated from the coding sequence ATGAAAGTTTGGAATATTATTTGTTTAATTTCGATCGTTCTTTGTGCCATGATTATTTTTCCTAGTCATGCCTTATCTGCGAATAAATTTGATCGTTATAAGCATTACATGGAGGATATTCCTATGCCTCAAATTAAAGAAACAGAAAATATTTTAGGTCCTGCTGGAGAAATTTTTAAATTTACAACTTGTAATCGTGGTGATTTAGGATTTTCCCTCGCTTATGGTACAATTCCGCCCGGAGCGGGGCCTTTACCTCATGTTCACCACTATACCAATGAATGGTTTTGGACTCCCGAAGGGGGCATACAATTATTAGAAAGTACAAATAAATATCCTGATCTTAACTTTCCTCCCACTCCTGATCAAGCTGGAAATGGCGTTCTTTATAGCCTTGACAGTGAACCAAATCAAATATTTTACGGACCTAAATATCATATTCACGGTTTTATCAATAAGACAACCGAAACCCATCCTCTTTTATTTATTTGGATGAGAGACGAATCTTCACCGAAATATCCTTTAAATGATGGTGGTATTCGGGAGTATTTTCAAGAGGTAGGAATTCCCATTAAAGACTTAAATAATTTACCCCCCATCACAGAAAAAGCAAAAAGAGATTTTGTTATGTCAGCGTCTAAATATGGAATTAATCAAAGTGCCTTTTTTGAAGAGTATATAAAAGATCTTAGTGATGATATTCCAATAAAATTAATTAAACTTTATAATGAGGAAGATTTAATTAGGATCATTGATGCAGTTAATGCTTATAATCAAGGTGATAAATCCGTTAGTTGTTTTTAG
- a CDS encoding sugar phosphate isomerase/epimerase, with product MTQSPLIRFGVHTFIWKKEFLGHEEFIFDRAKSWGFDSVEIATHSFEQINPDTIKSYQDKYGLGISFCTSMPQGLSLTSADRQCWEESVNYVQKAIEFCQNCGITQLSGPLIHPVGYLSGKPLQDEEEKLLHQALREIADTVSNTEIKIAIEPLNRFQGYALNTVEQGLRLLNSIDCPHLGLLLDLFHMNIEEKDMIKAFLQAGKKCFHVHVSAKDRGTPGSDTLPWIELFNTLKTIEYQGLIVIESFNAEDTELATAAKIWRKVAPSSQYIAQEGLKFLHHTYQTSLS from the coding sequence ATGACTCAATCCCCATTAATTCGATTTGGTGTTCATACTTTTATTTGGAAAAAAGAATTTTTAGGCCATGAAGAATTTATTTTCGATCGAGCAAAGAGTTGGGGATTTGATAGTGTAGAAATTGCTACTCATAGTTTTGAGCAAATCAATCCTGATACTATTAAAAGCTATCAAGACAAATATGGATTAGGTATAAGTTTTTGTACCAGTATGCCTCAAGGATTATCTCTAACCAGTGCCGATCGTCAATGTTGGGAAGAATCTGTAAATTATGTACAAAAAGCCATTGAGTTTTGTCAAAATTGCGGTATTACTCAATTATCAGGCCCTTTAATTCATCCTGTTGGTTATCTTAGTGGCAAACCCCTTCAAGATGAGGAAGAAAAACTGTTACATCAAGCCTTAAGGGAAATTGCCGATACCGTTTCTAACACGGAAATAAAAATTGCGATCGAACCCCTTAATCGTTTTCAGGGTTATGCTTTAAATACTGTCGAACAAGGATTAAGACTATTAAACTCGATCGACTGTCCTCATCTGGGACTATTATTAGATTTATTTCACATGAATATTGAGGAAAAGGACATGATTAAAGCCTTTTTACAAGCAGGAAAAAAATGTTTTCATGTTCATGTTAGTGCGAAAGACAGAGGCACACCCGGCAGTGATACTCTTCCTTGGATAGAATTATTTAACACCCTCAAAACCATAGAATATCAAGGCTTGATCGTCATTGAAAGTTTTAACGCTGAAGATACAGAATTAGCTACGGCTGCTAAAATTTGGCGTAAAGTTGCCCCCAGTAGCCAATACATAGCCCAAGAAGGACTTAAATTTTTACACCACACCTATCAAACATCTTTATCATGA
- a CDS encoding alpha/beta fold hydrolase, which translates to MNQPFISIPLPSGFTHTYTKVNDITLHALEGGTGEPLVLLGGWPQTCYVWRLLLEPLSKYFHVIALDLRGQGDSDIPESGYDCATSAQEVIDFMTEKQITSFYLVGHDVGAWVAFTILKLFPQQIQGLGLIDAAIPGLVSNDFFSLENAGKVWQFYFHKVPDLADSLVKGKEKEYLTWYFTNKSKRKENLSAEIIDHYVSYYSRPYAMKAGFLWYASLEENIKTNTLTPDTRFIQPIFTMGGEFATKSLIYNGLASYCENITNYVIEECGHYIPEEAPEDIIKAILSTFIS; encoded by the coding sequence ATGAATCAACCATTTATTTCCATTCCCCTACCTTCTGGATTTACCCATACTTATACAAAAGTTAATGATATTACCCTTCATGCTCTTGAAGGAGGAACTGGTGAACCATTAGTATTATTAGGAGGTTGGCCTCAAACTTGTTACGTTTGGCGATTATTATTAGAGCCGTTAAGTAAATATTTTCATGTTATCGCCTTAGACTTGAGAGGGCAAGGAGACTCAGATATTCCCGAAAGTGGTTATGATTGTGCGACATCTGCCCAAGAAGTAATCGATTTTATGACAGAAAAACAAATAACCTCATTTTACCTAGTGGGGCATGATGTAGGTGCTTGGGTTGCATTCACCATCTTAAAACTTTTCCCTCAACAAATTCAAGGTTTAGGATTGATTGATGCGGCCATACCAGGGCTTGTTAGTAACGATTTTTTCTCTTTAGAAAATGCTGGTAAAGTTTGGCAATTTTACTTCCACAAAGTACCAGATTTAGCCGATAGCTTAGTGAAGGGAAAAGAAAAAGAATATTTAACATGGTATTTCACCAATAAATCAAAACGCAAAGAGAACTTATCTGCTGAAATTATCGATCATTACGTTAGTTATTATAGTCGTCCCTATGCCATGAAAGCAGGATTTTTATGGTATGCCAGTCTCGAAGAAAATATTAAAACTAATACCCTAACCCCAGATACTCGATTTATTCAACCCATTTTCACTATGGGGGGAGAATTTGCCACTAAATCTTTAATTTATAATGGTTTAGCCTCCTATTGTGAGAACATTACAAACTATGTCATTGAAGAATGTGGACATTATATCCCAGAAGAAGCTCCAGAAGATATTATCAAAGCTATTTTAAGCACTTTTATTTCTTAA